In one window of Dermochelys coriacea isolate rDerCor1 chromosome 3, rDerCor1.pri.v4, whole genome shotgun sequence DNA:
- the GJA10 gene encoding gap junction alpha-10 protein encodes MGDWNLLGSILEEVHIHSTIVGKIWLTILFIFRMLVLGVAAEDVWDDEQSEFICNTEQPGCSNVCYDKAFPISLIRYWVLQIIFVSSPSLVYMGHALYRLRALEKERQKKKTHLRAQLEELEPVPEEHKRMERELRKLEEQKKVNKAPLRGSLLRTYVLHILTRSAVEVGFMIGQYLLYGLQMYPLYKCTRPPCPNTVDCFVSRPTEKTIFMIFMHSIAAVSLFLNILEIIHLGIRKIKKTLHVRQRREAVMAEETSICTLKKNSVVQQVCIMSNSSPQSSYKLLPNQQGGLPVYLPLVQGYKVLQAPADHCQQAVGMGAEQRRCSTDRPRSEQHHGQVPRLYKHPENPHEREQHYRQLPNQHLGQPSRHPSSSSEETHKQPQQDIESCPGNEQHIPEPPSNPVQPAKTPTSAGPLEIPQAPRNVLRKHSRVGSCKDYGDDRGDSPDSGHYQGNRKASFLSRVLSESQLASDSESSDSRNGSSSEAKCREESSPPITPPPPCATGRRMSMVSRAKCPALYSH; translated from the coding sequence ATGGGGGATTGGAACTTGCTAGGCAGCATCCTCGAGGAAGTGCACATCCACTCCACCATTGTGGGAAAAATCTGGCTCACTATCCTTTTCATATTCCGAATGCTGGTGCTGGGAGTGGCTGCTGAAGATgtttgggatgacgagcagtcTGAGTTCATTTGTAACACTGAGCAACCTGGCTGCAGCAATGTCTGTTATGACAAAGCCTTCCCCATCTCTCTGATCAGATACTGGGTGCTACAGATCATCTttgtctcttccccatccctagTGTACATGGGACATGCACTTTATAGACTTAGGGCCCTTGAGAAAGAGAGGCAGAAGAAGAAAACCCATCTTAGAGCCCAGCTGGAAGAACTGGAACCTGTCCCGGAGGAGCACAAGAGAATGGAGAGGGAGCTGAGGAAGTTAGAAGAACAGAAGAAAGTGAACAAAGCGCCCTTGAGAGGGTCCCTATTGCGCACCTATGTCCTGCATATCTTGACCCGCTCAGCGGTGGAAGTGGGCTTTATGATAGGTCAGTATCTTTTATATGGGCTTCAAATGTATCCCCTTTACAAATGCACTCGTCCTCCCTGCCCTAACACGGTGGATTGTTTTGTGTCCAGACCCACAGAGAAGACCATCTTTATGATTTTCATGCATAGCATCGCAGCTGTCTCCCTGTTCCTGAACATCCTAGAGATTATCCACCTGGGGATAAGGAAGATAAAGAAGACTCTGCATGTGAGGCAGAGAAGAGAGGCAGTGATGGCAGAGGAGACAAGCATTTGCACCTTGAAGAAGAACTCGGTGGTGCAGCAAGTTTGCATCATGAGCAATTCCTCCCCGCAGAGCAGCTATAAACTTTTGCCAAACCAGCAGGGTGGGCTGCCTGTTTATCTGCCCCTAGTGCAAGGATACAAAGTGCTCCAGGCACCTGCTGATCACTGCCAGCAGGCAGTAGGGATGGGTGCTGAGCAGCGCCGGTGCAGCACAGACAGGCCTAGAAGTGAGCAGCACCATGGACAGGTCCCTCGCCTCTACAAGCACCCAGAGAACCCCCACGAGAGAGAGCAGCactacagacagctccccaaccagCACCTGGGACAGCCATCCCGTCACCCTTCCTCCAGCAGCGAGGAGACCCACAAGCAGCCCCAGCAGGACATCGAGAGCTGCCCAGGGAACGAACAGCACATCCCAGAACCGCCCAGTAACCCTGTGCAGCCGGCCAAGACCCCCACTAGTGCTGGACCGCTGGAGATCCCCCAAGCCCCCCGCAATGTACTCCGCAAACACAGCCGGGTGGGCAGCTGCAAAGACTATGGGGACGATCGCGGTGACTCTCCAGACAGCGGGCATTATCAGGGCAATCGCAAGGCCAGTTTCTTGTCCAGGGTGCTGTCCGAGAGCCAACTGGCCAGTGACTCGGAGAGCTCTGACTCCAGGAATGGCTCCAGCTCTGAAGCCAAATGCAGAGAGGAGAGCAGCCCGCCCATCACCCCACCACCCCCTTGTGCAACGGGACGCAGAATGTCCATGGTAAGTAGAGCCAAGTGTCCTGCTCTCTATAGCCACTAG